The window TAAtactaggaaaaaaaaatgttaataaaataatgagatgagatgatatatataaatattatacttatgcAAACGACTATATAAGGGCTTCAACCTAAATCACAGCAAACTTAAGTATGGATAAATCATTGCCATTCTTTTAAGtaaattcatttgttttaaatttttttaataacaaagagGAAATCACCCTGAGGAAGATCTgcttcaaagtatttttttatttatgttttccgAGGAAATATGCTATCATAAACATTTTGattgttttcaatttattaaactttaactagtcttgatttttattcaggtTTACTTAAGGGAATGGTGTTTTTGTATCACAGTACCTTCTTttaaaacaagcaaaaaaaaactgtcaaattactattattactctttagaaatttgaaaaaaaagtgagttTTATGTTTCTCATTTCATCgttaacaatttaaattttgtatcacattttattttatttccgtttttttatttttgtgcgGCTTTATTATGGCAGAAGATTTTGTGAGATATGCAACACTTAttattctttgtttgtttttaatatattctaattttattcaaaccTACTATGTTCCAACAACCCTTCGAGATCTCATATCTTgatttgcatctttttttttatttataagtatttgaaATAGCGGGAGAAAACATTATGAATCCATTCCGTTATAACATTTTAAGGGCACACGATCTCATGTATATGCGATATggttgctatttttttttaaattataagtttataaattcttaataattgATGTATACCAACATAAAttacactgtttttttttcagtttcataAATCTAGATtgccttttaaattaaatataataattgaaatggatttttttatctagTAAATCATACTTGGGGTTAATTAAAGCTCAACTAATTTAGTATCCTACAATCTTATTTTACTTGTGGGTGTGTTTAAAGCGAATATTTGTTCTCCTTCCCACCACCTCTACAACATTTGATTAACATcagacaattataattaatttaacttcgtgctataattatttaaaaatttgattttaaaattgttacttaatttttgaaatatataaacataataatacattcttGATTAAAATCAAAGGATGACTCCTCCTTATTTTGTAAACAGGTAATCAGCCTTTTAATATGACTAATAATTTAGCACTATGCGTAGGTCTGACATGCATTAGGGAAATACACGTAAATGTAtcttatagttatattttctcTAGTGGTTCATATGTCCTTATTGTAATATACACATTAATCCTATAATTTTGCCTTTTAAACCTTGTTTACGATTTAATATTGATCACGCTATAAAGCCAATACAACATTCTTTCCTTTAAATGATCGCTCATAATTCATGATGAGGAAGTGAtaagtaatcattattttcagctagttattgacatattttttacccattttgttattaataatatttgtacatgcgtaatgacgtcatcaaaataaagtaaataactaaatatagcGTCTGACGTCATCTTTACGAAAATGGCTTTGCTTTGATCCGGGGAGTTTTTCGATTGGTTCTAAATCCCCATGGTATCCCAAATTTCCTTGACAACCACTCGGTCTAAATCCTATTTTCGGACACGTAACAAGTTGAATAGGGCATTTtctaaaggttattttttttgtttttccatttttagtgGATCAGAATACTCTATGGAAAACGAACACGAGTGTTTCTACCCAAGGACAAAAAAGAGGACGTGCGAAGGGGCTTCCTCGACGTAAAAATCTGAATGTCTATCAACAGATAGGATATGGAAAATTAGGCATGGATTGGCCGGGTCTTACTGGATATAACTCAACGTAGTTCAGATACAAATCTGAGATCCAAGAATACAATCAAAGGAAATGTCGGAAGGGGCTTAtgagtaattctttttttttctactctcGTTTGtgcttccttttttaaattcaataactCATTTTACTTCCTCATATTTAGTGAATATAAGGAAAagctcaaaagaaaaaagattgcaGATGACCTCTGGTAGGAAACGAAAAAGAGTTTCGCCTCTTCAAAGAGGTTGGACGGGAGGAAGCAACCAAGGTAAGAAAGTTGGACCACCACTTACTCAAGATGGCACTCCTCTGGATAACTTCGAAAGTATCATTCTGgaaagtaaatatattcaacataTGACAAAACTTCATGGCCGGTTTAGAAACTCATCAACTCTTGTTGTAACCGGAAACAAGGATGGCCTTGCTGGCTTTGCTTTGTACAAGATACCGGCATTGAATAAAAGTGTAAATGCTGTTCAAGGGCAGTGGATAAAGCTGGCAAAAAGCTCACTTATATTCCCAGGTACGAGGATAGAACTGTGTATCATGACTTTTTACTAGATTTGGTGCAacaaaaatttttgttaaacaaaagCCACCTGGCCATGGAATTAAATCTCAAAGAATTATAAAGGCTATATGTGAAGTTGTTGGAATTAAGGACTTGTATGCTAAAATTGAGGGAAGTATAAATCCACAGCATATTGTTAAAGCTTTTTTCATCGGGTTAATTCGTCAAAGGACCCACCAGGACTTAGCAAATGAAAAAGATTGCATTTAGTTGAGTTTcgtgaagaaaatgaaaattttcctagagtaatttattttaatatctaaacattttaaatcattaagttattttttataatgaaatttagtTAGTCGCAACACCAGAGGGATCCTCTGTAAGGACTAAAGCGGAAATTCTcccaaatgaaattttggattttgaaatggTAAGGCTCAATATTGTTTGTTTACACTAATATTCCAATTTGATATTTCCTTAGATCTCATTTGAAGGACATATGCCCTACTATAGGCCAACTCCAGCCCCATTTTATACTCGACTTCCTGGTTGGGAAACTCATTTAAAACGAAATGAGCCATATCAAAGGAATAAGGAAGtaagatatatcaaaaaatgattgcCGAATTCTTAACTTATGTAATTATCTTTTTCAGCGAATGATTCAAATGTTTGTTGACCATGGTGAAATTAGGAGCCATCTCACGGATAAATATTCTGAGTGTACAAATTCTACACAAACACGTAAATATGAAGTAGATTAAGCTATCAAGATGTACATGGAATACCAGAAGCAATTTAGagtcatatcttttttttgttaatcatgATAAATTGGGTCTTgtctataaattatgaaaatacattcTGTTCTGAGTATAAAATGtctaattattgaataaaattagaaaaaaaatgtatttttccctTAAATTCTTAATCTCATGTAAGTGTTCACCTGTTCCGTATCATTTGACTTTAAGTAagtaatgtaaaattaaaaaaaattagattgttcTAAGTTAAGGTTATATGTAGagattcatattatattttattaaagaatattaaaacaCAACACTTAATTTATAGTAACTTTCAAATccattaaaatgtataatatgaaGGAGTTGAAATATtactatttcaaaatgattattgtaatattaagtagaataattaaatcaatagttattttatataatttaaagtctttttcattaaaatttactattaataCTTATTGGTTGGCTAGATCTAACACCTCATCAACTAAGCGACTTATTGAATCTGCCACTTCATCATACTTGGCAGGAACATATAGGAAGGAAGCAATTGAAGCAATTTTATTCTCTGAATCAACGCAAATGTCTCCAAATTCAGTGGATGTGATGGTAGTTCCTCTTGCAGTCAAATTATCAATCAGAAGTGGTGTATTAGGGTAGTCCTCTTcatctgtaaaaatataaacatttcaaCACAAAAATGTTATCCATTAATTAAGCATATTATGTGAAGTCATGAATAACGTACTAACCATCTCCTCCTAATGTTATTTCGATTTCTGGAATAACTAATGAAATAAGTACATTAGCATAAGAAGTACATCCGATTGGCTTATTTGCAGATTTAAATTCACTAATAACTCTAACAACATCTTCTTGAACAGTAGGTGATTTCATCGACGTAGCAAAATTgcttaaattattaatactcCACTACCACCAGGCATAATTAATGCTATTATATCTTCGTCTTCAGCACTGAGAtccttattagttatttatataaaagaaggaTTAAATCAATGCAGTGTacgggttaaaaaaaaaaaaatctaaaggtTTCAGGTCAtcactttgataaaaaaaaaaggatacatataataaatctaagtaaaaaaataccctGGATGGCCTCTTGCCTGCAAATTTTGAACTGGATCTCTCACAAGCCTAGCAGATTCAATAAGGACATTTCTATCAGTATCACAGGTTACTCCATTGACATGATTCACTCCCATTGTCATTGTTACGTAAGGAGCATAGAAAACCGGAGTCATTCCAGCTCTACTAAGTGCAACACATATTGGAGACACTTCAGCTGCATCAGATCCATCTAGGTGTCCACATCCAGATAAAATGACTGCTACTTTCTGTgccatatctatatattattcgAATTTGATTATTTCACGTCACTAAACATGTTCACACGTACATGaagaaacaataacaacaaaaaacatcgAAGGTCTCAAGGATATTTTCAGCACATACTCACTtaccttatttaattttgttgttatttacctatttttttttttttttaaacttttcaggCGAgtctttctatatttttacgTTCCTGCGTATGCCAACTTTGTTAAGCAACAATAAACTTCTCTTACTAAGTAACAAACTTCAGGACGCCTATCAAGTAACTATAATCTCAATGTGTGTGTATTTTAAAGCCCTAGATACTTAAAGCTCTCCTCCTTTTTTTCGTTAATAATGCATGATTATGTATACCAACTACAGACCCTTACgcaatatgtatacatattttaagattccacttttaattttatacagcTAGATGAAGTGGATTGAAGTCTGATTTTTTATCttagatatgtatatttaaataatatttatgatactACAACATACTTAAATAGAATAGGCCTACAAAATCCTTGTATTTGGGTTTGATTCAAATTAATGCCTTTGCCATGATGAAACAAGGCGTGTCATGAAGGCGTTTGAGcgtgatttgatttttttattttttgaacatagtttTCTGTGAATGATTACACTATTTCTCTTTGATCAGGATAACGTTAAACCATAAAAAGTGATTTCTATCTTCTCTTTAACTTTTCATGCCTTTGTTCCTATATAAATGCtaaggttattattatttaggatTTGTTATCCTGTATATAAGTCATAAACTGTTATAAGATTcaatccttgatgacgtcaatctttatttcttcatttaaaaaataatccgaCTGCCTTAAAGACTGTTTCTGAGGACTGATAGGACTGGTCCTAGGACTgggccgaataaataaggactgacacaacactatccATCGCCCCTTTTGCTCGAACATCCCCTCTTTTTATATCTTGTGAGCCCGGggacttttcaaaaattatagctaCATGTAAATTAAATGTTATGTTTATAGGTTAAGACGATTTTAAAATAGTaacagtaatttttaaaataatgaaagatcaaaatcaaaaaagtgcatataaaaaactaacatattaaacaaaaatttaaaaaaaaatcttaaattttactagtttcataatattttttaagttacttCTGGATCGCGACACATTTGTTGAGAAACACTGAtctaaattttacttatttcaaaatatgaacctCTAATACTGACAATCGACACTGATGATAATTGcttagaaaatcaaaatatggtgtCCCTAATGAATGTTCTTTCACTGTACGTATATCATTTAGAAATGCCGACTGGGCATAGGCggagtttgaaatttgttctaGGACAGGgcaatttttatctattttcatgcaaaatatataaaatatacatgtacatGAAATAACTCTTGAGAGTCAGGGGGTCTGTCCGCGGCcctctaaaaatagaaaaaagttttttaattcataaatatttaacaatttttacaaaggaaattttttttggttttagaaatatttttaaatagtttcaatACATAAAGTCCCACTTTTCTATTAGTATtacactaaaaattaattttaaaatgttttaaataatatataatgacaCTTCTAACTACTTAATTCCTCTTAAAAATACCACATATGTCCAGTATCATATTTGTTGGACAACTAGCAGTAGTAACTGAAGTTTTTATTGGTCGACAAACAGACtaactttgctttaaaaatataaataataattccccCATAAATAATCACTGTTActttccgttttttatgagcacgtCCAcgcgtagttactcaata is drawn from Lepeophtheirus salmonis unplaced genomic scaffold, UVic_Lsal_1.4 unplaced_contig_11012_pilon, whole genome shotgun sequence and contains these coding sequences:
- the LOC121130716 gene encoding LOW QUALITY PROTEIN: glutamine amidotransferase-like class 1 domain-containing protein 3, mitochondrial (The sequence of the model RefSeq protein was modified relative to this genomic sequence to represent the inferred CDS: inserted 1 base in 1 codon), with the protein product MAQKVAVILSGCGHLDGSDAAEVSPICVALSRAGMTPVFYAPYVTMTMGVNHVNGVTCDTDRNVLIESARLVRDPVQNLQDLSAEDEDIIALIMPGGSGVLXNLSNFATSMKSPTVQEDVVRVISEFKSANKPIGCTSYANVLISLVIPEIEITLGGDDEEDYPNTPLLIDNLTARGTTITSTEFGDICVDSENKIASIASFLYVPAKYDEVADSISRLVDEVLDLANQ